The segment ATCTTAATGCTTTGAAATGTATTCTTAATTTGGATTTGTACACACATTATAGTGGGAGGAAAGGTAATGGTGAAATTAGCACACTCATTCCATTTCTCGTTTACTTTTGTGCCCACCTCAAGGTTGAATGTCTTAATGCAATAACACATTGACAAGTGGCATACTCTTGTGCTTGCGTTAGCTCATAGCCTGATCCCCATCCACCTTTATTCACTTCCATTTTACACCAATTTCCATACATTCACTATTTACTCATCCTTACTGCATGCTCATTTACACTTACTTCCATATGTTCAATCCTTGCCTCAAAATTATATTTAACCCCAAGGTTCATTTTTAAGTGGCTCATGATTGATTTGGTTTAATCTCAAGGAGTGTGAGAATGAACCATACTTTTAAATTATCAAATTTAGATTATAATTTTCTCATCCCTTTTATTAGCCATTATGAGCCAACTTAACACACATTTGTGCGAGATATTATATATCAACATTTAAAAATATTCAATGATCATATAAGGAATGCAACAAAGAAAAGAGTAAATTATTAGAGCACACTGTACATTTTAAAGGGACAAAATAACCAAATCTACATATAGGCCATTTGTATGTTGGTGAGTGTTAATTCATTGCTAATATGACCCACTGAAGGAGTTTGACTTAATAGTAGTTGTTTAGCTATCAAGTCAACAAACTTCGAAATAGTGTCCTTCGACACCATCTTGACATTCAAATATCAAGTAGGCAAAAGAAACCAACTTTTTAGACACATGTTTTTTCAGATTATTCTAGGTGTTATATGTCAATCCAACATAAAGATTAAGTCCATGGTTATCAAGATTGACCTTACAAAAGAGGCTCATACAAGAAAGAGTAacaactgatatgtttgtaattcCTATTGTAATTCTTGATTCttctttcaataaaaaaaatatcgACCTTACAAAACTCATAATTGAACTATACAAATTTCTAAGATAATACACATCTTAAAATGATTATCAAATTGGAAACATTATTTTTTAAGCAATAACAAATTAAATATAcacaacttaaaaattaaaaatatgcaCAACTTCAACAGCCTTGAGATGATCTATTTTAAAACTAAATTCTCTTCTCTATCACTTCTACTTCAATTCTCAAttctaattaatttaaattaaataatacttattaattacatttatttatttaacctaAATTTGTTCATATAAGTACGCTTTATTCTAAAAAAATAAGAGAATTTGATGAGCTCTTCCCAAACATTGATGCTGGTCTCTTGATCGCGGTTAATTGTTTGTGAGTTCATCTTCTAACCTTGCAATAAATTTGTGGAGTTTTTAAAAGTGCGGCGTGGGAGAGAAGGGTTTATTCTAATTTGGGATTTTCCTTGTCGAGAGGGGAAGAAGGGCGAATCTGGTCAGAGCAAAGGAGGAGCAGGGGATAATGGATCCTGATGCAGTGGCAAAGGCGTTTGTGGACCATTACTACAACATATTTGATACCAACAGGGCGGGTCTGGTGAGCCTGTACCAAGATGGCTCCATGCTCACCTTCGAGGGCCAGAAGATACAGGGTGTCCAGGGTATCGTCGGGAAGCTCACCAGTCTGCCCTTCCAGCAGTGCAAGCACAACATCAGCACCGTCGACTGCCAGCCCTCTGGCCCCGCTGGCGGCATGCTCGTCTTCGTCAGCGGTACCCTCCAGTTGCCCGGTGAGCAGCACCAGCTCAAGTTTAGCCAGGTATTTTCGCCTTCCCTCGTTTCCCAATCTAGACCATGTTTTCAAAGATGGGATCTTTTTTGGGCTAGGATTTATTAATCGACCGTGCCCAAATGATCAGTTTTCTCGTTTAAGTGTCAAATCACAGAGAGATATCTACTTTGAATATGGGATCTTGGCCACTTTATATGTATTTTCTTCATGGTCTTATTTTAAAAGGCGTTCATTTAAACAAATACGGTATCCGGAATTTATATTTTCGTGGGAACGCAATACGATCAGAGGTTTGCTTGTATGGGCTAAGATATGGATTAACTCTACTAAGCTGGTCTCTATCAAGGGAAAGGTAGTGGGTCTTCGAATTGTGCAATCAAGGAATCAAACATGGTTACAAAGTAGTAGCCATAAAGTAGCCAGTAGTTGTGCATTAAACGAAAGACAATGTGTGAGGCAATAAGAATGATGATTCATAAGGCAATAAGTAAGGCAATGAGAGAGAGATAATGTATACAATCTATGTGAATAAGGCAATATGTTAGACGGATATGGATGACAAAGGGGGTGAACGGCAAAGAGATAATTACATGTGGGGAACTCTTGGGTGCAATAATCTGCCCGTTTGTCTGGAGCTTTTACATTGCAAGGCTCGATGGGAGGAGTTGAAACTTTAGATGGGAAGAGGTATCCTAGGAAAACAGTTAGGTTCTTGTTCCTATTGATTTGATCTGGTCCTGCAGCAAATTCCCAGCTCCAAATCTTCAAGTTCTGCTTCATTGAGCTCTTGTAG is part of the Cryptomeria japonica chromosome 10, Sugi_1.0, whole genome shotgun sequence genome and harbors:
- the LOC131034091 gene encoding nuclear transport factor 2B isoform X2, encoding MDPDAVAKAFVDHYYNIFDTNRAGLVSLYQDGSMLTFEGQKIQGVQGIVGKLTSLPFQQCKHNISTVDCQPSGPAGGMLVFVSGTLQLPGEQHQLKFSQMFHLMPTQSGSFFVFNDIFRLNYA
- the LOC131034091 gene encoding nuclear transport factor 2A isoform X1, with protein sequence MDPDAVAKAFVDHYYNIFDTNRAGLVSLYQDGSMLTFEGQKIQGVQGIVGKLTSLPFQQCKHNISTVDCQPSGPAGGMLVFVSGTLQLPGEQHQLKFSQLLRQFYKKYSLYLSCWKKMDKLENLLATTK
- the LOC131034091 gene encoding nuclear transport factor 2A isoform X3, whose translation is MDPDAVAKAFVDHYYNIFDTNRAGLVSLYQDGSMLTFEGQKIQGVQGIVGKLTSLPFQQCKHNISTVDCQPSGPAGGMLVFVSGTLQLPGEQHQLKFSQAWEMVGSFRVV